A single window of Vibrio stylophorae DNA harbors:
- a CDS encoding ApeI family dehydratase, protein MKRKPSILGQEQMDNGVELTLNIDADIADFQGHFEQFALLPGVTQTDWAIQYSRALLPVQGDFLALEALKFQEPMRPNMTVKLALKWDASKRKVSFQYQSEKSVHASGRIAFSSTIPT, encoded by the coding sequence ATGAAGCGTAAGCCAAGCATCCTAGGTCAAGAGCAAATGGATAACGGCGTTGAATTAACGCTCAACATTGATGCTGATATCGCAGATTTTCAGGGCCATTTTGAACAGTTTGCCCTGCTGCCTGGCGTCACACAAACCGATTGGGCGATCCAGTACAGCCGAGCACTATTGCCGGTTCAGGGGGATTTTCTCGCCCTTGAGGCGCTGAAATTTCAAGAGCCAATGCGCCCAAATATGACCGTCAAACTCGCCCTGAAATGGGATGCCAGCAAACGAAAAGTGAGCTTTCAGTACCAATCAGAAAAAAGTGTGCACGCCTCAGGACGTATCGCTTTTTCTAGTACCATCCCCACCTAA
- a CDS encoding glycosyltransferase family 2 protein, whose translation MFHPCFLIPCYNHGKTLAPLLEQLAPFGHSVMIVDDGSDLATQQYIDALANLPRVQILRLPYNQGKGGAVIAGMRALAEQGFSHAIQIDADGQHNLADLPALLSASEQAPQALISGKPIYDQSVPKARLYGRYVTHVWVWIETLGLHIKDSMCGFRSYPLNACIAVLNQRSIGQRMDFDTELMVRLDWLNVPVRFIDTRVHYPQDGLSHFDALRDNLRISWMHTKLCCGMLIRAPRLIARHFRTPSIRLPKPSPAPQQPQPPQPQSTQSQATAQHWSAKKEKGSIAAMKLLLWVYRVFGRGLFRAVLYPVIGYYRLSARSAREASQDYLNRLHRFNQSETDRNKQKLTTFRHLFSYGETMLDKLAAWDGQIGENALKIHGLEHYTHLAEANQGIVLLGAHHGNLELCRALSHIHPGLRINALVFSEHAQKFNEVITSVNPDAALNLISVNHVGPELAMALEDKIKQGEWVVIMADRTSTTNESRVIWSEFLGQVAPFPQGPFILASLLKCPVYTLFGLRQEQGRGFDIYFDPLFESLALPRATRQAALQQAVDAYATRLQHYVLKAPLQWFNFFKFWQLTERK comes from the coding sequence GTGTTTCACCCCTGTTTTTTAATTCCATGTTACAACCATGGCAAAACACTAGCGCCACTGCTTGAGCAGTTGGCGCCTTTTGGCCATTCCGTGATGATCGTTGACGATGGCAGCGATCTGGCCACTCAGCAATATATCGATGCTCTTGCCAATCTGCCTCGCGTGCAAATTCTGCGTTTACCATACAACCAAGGTAAAGGCGGCGCCGTTATCGCCGGAATGCGCGCATTGGCCGAGCAAGGCTTTAGTCATGCCATTCAAATTGATGCCGATGGTCAGCATAATTTGGCCGACCTACCTGCCCTGCTCAGCGCCAGCGAGCAAGCGCCGCAAGCGCTCATATCAGGCAAACCCATTTATGACCAAAGTGTGCCCAAGGCGCGCCTTTACGGGCGTTATGTCACCCATGTCTGGGTCTGGATTGAAACCTTGGGGCTACATATTAAAGACAGTATGTGCGGCTTTCGCAGTTATCCGCTCAATGCATGTATAGCGGTGCTCAATCAGCGCAGCATTGGTCAGCGTATGGACTTTGATACCGAGCTGATGGTGCGTCTCGATTGGCTCAATGTGCCCGTACGCTTTATTGATACCCGAGTTCATTACCCGCAAGATGGTTTGTCTCACTTTGATGCGCTGCGCGATAACTTGCGTATTAGCTGGATGCACACGAAATTGTGCTGCGGCATGTTGATTCGCGCGCCGCGCCTGATTGCCAGACATTTTCGCACGCCCAGCATTCGCTTACCGAAGCCAAGCCCTGCGCCACAGCAGCCACAGCCCCCGCAACCACAGAGCACACAATCTCAAGCCACAGCGCAGCATTGGTCTGCCAAAAAAGAGAAAGGCAGCATCGCAGCGATGAAACTGTTGCTGTGGGTTTATCGTGTATTTGGTCGCGGATTATTTCGCGCCGTGCTCTATCCGGTCATTGGTTACTATCGACTGAGCGCGCGATCGGCGCGTGAAGCATCACAAGATTACCTCAATCGATTACATCGGTTTAACCAAAGTGAAACAGATCGAAATAAACAAAAATTAACCACTTTTCGTCATCTTTTCAGCTACGGCGAAACAATGCTCGATAAATTGGCAGCTTGGGATGGTCAAATTGGTGAAAATGCACTGAAAATCCACGGATTAGAGCATTATACCCACCTCGCAGAAGCCAATCAGGGCATTGTTCTGCTCGGGGCTCACCATGGTAATTTAGAATTGTGTCGGGCCTTGAGTCACATTCATCCCGGCTTACGAATCAATGCCTTGGTCTTTAGTGAGCACGCTCAGAAATTTAATGAGGTGATCACCTCAGTGAATCCAGATGCAGCGCTGAATCTGATTTCAGTCAATCATGTGGGACCTGAACTGGCCATGGCCTTGGAAGACAAAATTAAGCAAGGCGAATGGGTGGTGATCATGGCTGATCGCACCTCGACCACCAATGAAAGTCGGGTCATCTGGTCTGAATTTTTAGGTCAAGTCGCGCCCTTTCCACAGGGGCCATTTATCCTTGCCAGTTTGCTCAAATGCCCTGTGTATACCTTATTTGGGCTGCGTCAAGAGCAAGGCCGTGGATTTGATATCTACTTTGATCCACTGTTTGAATCGCTTGCGCTACCAAGGGCAACACGTCAAGCCGCGTTACAACAAGCGGTGGATGCATACGCCACGCGGTTGCAACACTACGTCCTAAAGGCGCCGTTGCAGTGGTTTAACTTTTTTAAATTTTGGCAATTAACAGAAAGGAAATAA